From Quercus lobata isolate SW786 chromosome 1, ValleyOak3.0 Primary Assembly, whole genome shotgun sequence, one genomic window encodes:
- the LOC115973900 gene encoding myb-related protein 308-like — MRKPCCDKLDTNKGAWSKQEDQKLIDYIRKNGEGCWRTLPQAAGLLRCGKSCRLRWINYLRPDLKRGNFAEDEEDLIIKLHALLGNRWSLIAGRLPGRTDNEVKNYWNSHLRRKLMNMGIDPNNHRLNHINVSRPQTSNASAGAMSSGLKTHANNQSEKSQVENCDQVSDAGSCLEDDSCGLPDLNLDLMITMPSLNSLADVEEEQKLVESNTSSELEFTHSPTLVLFR, encoded by the exons ATGAGGAAGCCTTGCTGTGATAAGCTAGACACAAATAAAGGAGCATGGTCCAAGCAAGAAGACCAGAAGCTCATAGATTACATTCGGAAAAATGGTGAAGGTTGCTGGCGTACCCTCCCTCAAGCTGCAG GGCTCCTTCGCTGTGGCAAAAGTTGTAGGCTGAGATGGATAAATTATTTACGTCCAGACCTTAAAAGAGGAAACTTTgctgaagatgaagaagatctTATCATTAAGCTTCATGCACTCCTAGGCAACAG GTGGTCACTTATAGCTGGGAGATTGCCAGGGCGTACAGATAACGAAGTAAAGAACTATTGGAACTCTCACCTAAGAAGAAAGTTGATGAACATGGGTATTGATCCAAATAATCATCGGTTGAACCACATTAATGTTTCTCGCCCTCAAACCTCGAATGCCTCTGCTGGTGCAATGTCTTCTGGTTTAAAAACTCATGCCAATAATCAATCAGAGAAATCCCAAGTTGAAAATTGTGATCAAGTTTCAGATGCTGGAAGTTGCTTAGAAGATGATTCTTGTGGCTTGCCTGATTTGaaccttgatttgatgataactatGCCTTCTTTGAATTCACTTGCTGATGTGGAAGAGGAGCAAAAACTTGTTGAGTCTAATACATCAAGCGAACTAGAATTCACTCATTCTCCCACGCTTGTTCTATTTAGATAA